One region of Streptomyces rishiriensis genomic DNA includes:
- a CDS encoding acyl-CoA carboxylase subunit beta — translation MTALTSALDTQGPDYRAHREAMLAKLADLETEHAKALAGGGEKYVARHRARGKLLARERIELLLDPDTPFLELSPLAAWGSASPEYTVGASLVTGIGVVEGVECLITANDPTVRGGASNPWSLKKALRANDIALANRLPCISLVESGGADLPSQKEIFIPGGAVFRDLTRLSAAGIPTIAVVFGNSTAGGAYIPGMSDHAIMVKERAKVFLGGPPLVKMATGEESDDESLGGAEMHARVSGLADHFAVDERDALRQARRVVARLNHRKAYRDPGPAVPPKYDEDELLGIVPGDLRTPFDPREVIARLVDASDFDEFKPLYGTSLVTGWATLHGYPVGILANAQGVLFSAESQKAAQFIQLANQRDIPLLFLHNTTGYMVGREYEQGGIIKHGAMMINAVANSKVPHLSVLMGASYGAGHYGMCGRAYDPRFLFAWPSAKSAVMGPQQLAGVLSIVARQSAAAKGHPYDDDADAALRAMVEQQIESESLPMFLSGRLYDDGVIDPRDTRTVLGLCLSAVHTAPFEGARGGFGVFRM, via the coding sequence GTGACGGCTCTGACGTCCGCCCTGGACACCCAGGGCCCCGACTACCGCGCGCACCGCGAGGCCATGCTCGCCAAGCTCGCCGACCTCGAGACCGAGCACGCGAAGGCGCTGGCGGGGGGAGGGGAGAAGTACGTCGCCAGGCACCGTGCGCGCGGCAAGCTCCTCGCCCGGGAGCGCATCGAGCTGCTCCTCGACCCCGACACGCCGTTCCTGGAGCTGTCGCCGCTGGCCGCCTGGGGCAGCGCCTCCCCCGAGTACACCGTGGGCGCCTCCCTCGTCACCGGCATCGGGGTCGTCGAGGGCGTGGAGTGCCTCATCACCGCCAACGACCCGACGGTGCGCGGGGGTGCCAGCAACCCCTGGTCCCTGAAGAAGGCACTGCGCGCCAACGACATCGCCCTCGCCAACCGGCTGCCCTGCATCAGCCTGGTGGAGTCGGGCGGCGCCGACCTGCCGTCGCAGAAGGAGATCTTCATCCCGGGCGGGGCCGTCTTCCGCGACCTGACCCGGCTCTCCGCCGCCGGGATCCCGACCATTGCCGTCGTCTTCGGGAACTCGACCGCGGGTGGCGCGTACATCCCCGGCATGTCCGACCACGCGATCATGGTCAAGGAGCGCGCGAAGGTGTTCCTGGGCGGTCCGCCCCTGGTGAAGATGGCGACCGGCGAGGAGAGCGACGACGAGTCGCTGGGCGGCGCCGAGATGCACGCGCGCGTGTCCGGCCTCGCCGACCACTTCGCCGTCGACGAGCGGGACGCGCTGCGGCAGGCGCGCCGCGTGGTGGCACGCCTCAACCACCGCAAGGCGTACCGGGATCCGGGTCCGGCCGTCCCTCCCAAGTATGACGAGGACGAACTCCTGGGCATCGTCCCCGGCGATCTGCGGACCCCCTTCGACCCGCGCGAGGTGATCGCCCGGCTCGTCGACGCCTCCGACTTCGACGAGTTCAAGCCCCTCTACGGAACGAGCCTCGTCACCGGCTGGGCGACCCTGCACGGCTATCCGGTCGGCATCCTGGCCAACGCCCAGGGCGTGCTCTTCAGCGCGGAGTCCCAGAAGGCCGCCCAGTTCATCCAGCTCGCCAACCAGCGCGACATCCCGCTCCTCTTCCTGCACAACACCACCGGCTACATGGTCGGCAGGGAGTACGAACAGGGCGGCATCATCAAGCACGGCGCGATGATGATCAACGCCGTCGCCAACTCGAAGGTCCCGCACCTGTCCGTCCTCATGGGCGCCTCGTACGGGGCGGGCCACTACGGCATGTGCGGGCGCGCCTACGACCCCCGGTTCCTCTTCGCCTGGCCGAGCGCCAAGTCGGCGGTGATGGGCCCGCAGCAGCTCGCCGGGGTCCTGTCGATCGTCGCCCGGCAGTCGGCTGCCGCGAAGGGTCACCCGTACGACGACGACGCGGACGCCGCCCTGCGCGCCATGGTGGAGCAGCAGATCGAGTCCGAGTCGCTGCCCATGTTCCTGTCCGGGCGGCTGTACGACGACGGTGTCATCGACCCGCGCGA